The following are encoded together in the Archocentrus centrarchus isolate MPI-CPG fArcCen1 chromosome 23, fArcCen1, whole genome shotgun sequence genome:
- the lrrn3b gene encoding leucine-rich repeat neuronal protein 3 isoform X2 — protein MKDLSFVDRLFVGLAMASFVVATELRPDCPKLCVCEIRPWFSPTSMYMEAQTVDCNDLGLFSLPEKLPVGTQVLLLQTNNVERIDRPLDYMPNITEIDLSQNNLSSISNIHLGNLTQLLSLHLEENWIRELTEQCLSEVANLQELYMNHNLIASISPLAFRGLSNLVRLHLNSNKLRVIKREWFEPLPNLEILMIGENPVLTIDDMNFKPLTNLRSLVLTRMNLSQLPDDALAGLDNLESVSFYDNIFPEVPHSALRNVKNLKFLDLNKNPITRIQRGDFVDMLHLKELGINSMPELVSIDSFALNNLPELTKIEATNNPKLSYIHPNAFYKLPRLETLMLNGNALSALHRITVESLPNLREVSMHSNPIRCDCVVRWMNMNKTNIRFMEPDSLYCVEPPEYEGQHVRQVHFREMMEICLPLISPESMPGHIKAQNGCSLSLHCRAFAEPEPDIYWITPSGTRVLPNTVSDKFYMHPEGTFDIYDITENEAGVYTCVAHNLVGADLKSVSVEVNGYFPQPVNGSLNVEIKSVETNSILVSWKAGPGTLAPSIKWYTVADASHPTTVFTTRVPSDVQVYNLTHLSPATHYKVCVDIRNIHYNHDTKCVTVTTKGLELAAKDTEKWDAAVITVFGVLLAVISVACLFIYVSLRNHHLYGDIRKWDSKALLIPVDTPGMHSSL, from the exons ATGAAGGACTTGTCATTTGTGGATCGTCTCTTTGTTGGCTTGGCCATGGCCTCTTTTGTTGTAGCCACTGAGCTGAGGCCTGATTGCCcaaagctttgtgtgtgtgagattagaCCCTGGTTTTCCCCTACTTCTATGTACATGGAGGCGCAGACTGTTGACTGCAACGACTTGGGACTCTTTAGCCTGCCAGAAAAATTACCAGTGGGCACACAAGTACTGTTACTACAAACAAACAACGTTGAGAGGATTGACAGGCCCTTGGATTACATGCCCAATATCACAGAGATTGATTTATCGCAAAACAACTTATCCTCAATCAGCAACATCCATCTTGGGAATCTTACTCAGCTGCTCTCCCTTCACTTGGAAGAGAACTGGATACGGGAGCTAACTGAACAATGCCTGTCAGAGGTGGCTAACCTTCAGGAGCTCTACATGAATCACAATCTCATCGCTTCTATTTCTCCACTGGCTTTCCGGGGTCTAAGCAACCTTGTGCGACTCCATCTCAATTCTAACAAGCTGAGGGTCATTAAAAGAGAGTGGTTTGAACCTTTGCCAAATCTGGAGATCCTAATGATTGGTGAAAATCCAGTTCTTACTATTGATGACATGAACTTCAAACCTCTCACTAACCTCCGCAGTCTTGTTCTTACCAGAATGAACCTGTCTCAGCTTCCTGATGATGCACTGGCTGGTCTTGATAACTTGGAGAGCGTCTCTTTCTATGATAATATTTTCCCCGAGGTGCCTCACTCTGCTctgagaaatgtgaaaaatcttAAGTTTTTGGATCTAAATAAAAATCCCATTACGAGGATACAAAGAGGGGACTTTGTGGATATGCTCCATTTGAAAGAACTAGGGATTAACAGTATGCCAGAGCTAGTTTCCATTGACAGCTTTGCCCTCAATAACCTCCCTGAGCTGACCAAAATCGAAGCCACCAACAATCCTAAACTCTCCTATATCCATCCTAATGCTTTCTACAAGCTACCACGGCTGGAAACCCTTATGCTAAATGGCAATGCTCTCAGTGCCCTCCACAGGATTACTGTCGAatctcttccaaatctgagGGAAGTTAGTATGCACAGCAACCCCATCCGCTGTGACTGCGTAGTCCGCTGGATGAACATGAACAAGACCAACATTCGCTTCATGGAGCCCGATTCACTGTACTGCGTAGAGCCTCCGGAGTATGAAGGCCAGCATGTCCGCCAGGTGCACTTCAGGGAGATGATGGAGATTTGCCTGCCACTAATATCTCCCGAAAGCATGCCGGGGCACATTAAAGCACAGAACGGTTGCTCATTGTCACTTCATTGTCGGGCTTTTGCTGAACCTGAGCCGGACATCTACTGGATCACCCCATCTGGCACCAGGGTCTTGCCAAACACCGTGTCTGACAAGTTCTACATGCACCCAGAGGGTACTTTTGACATCTACGacataacagaaaatgaagcaGGCGTTTACACCTGTGTTGCCCATAATTTGGTCGGTGCTGATCTTAAATCTGTCTCAGTAGAGGTAAATGGTTATTTTCCCCAACCTGTAAATGGTTCTCTGAATGTTGAAATCAAATCAGTGGAAACAAACTCCATTCTGGTTTCTTGGAAGGCTGGCCCTGGCACCTTGGCTCCCAGCATTAAGTGGTACACTGTTGCAGATGCTAGCCATCCCACCACAGTGTTTACCACCAGAGTTCCCTCAGATGTCCAGGTTTACAACCTTACCCATCTTAGTCCCGCTACTCACTACAAAGTCTGTGTGGATATCCGCAACATCCACTACAACCATGACACCAAATGTGTCACTGTCACCACTAAGGGATTAGAGCTGGCAGCCAAGGACACAGAAAAATGGGATGCAGCAGTAATCACTGTCTTTGGTGTGCTCCTGGCTGTGATTTCAGTGGCCTGCCTGTTTATTTATGTGTCTCTGAGGAACCACCACCTTTATGGGGATATAAGGAAATGGGACTCTAAAGCTTTGCTGATACCAGTGGACACTCCCGGTATGCACTCAT CTTTGTAG
- the lrrn3b gene encoding leucine-rich repeat neuronal protein 3 isoform X1, translating into MKDLSFVDRLFVGLAMASFVVATELRPDCPKLCVCEIRPWFSPTSMYMEAQTVDCNDLGLFSLPEKLPVGTQVLLLQTNNVERIDRPLDYMPNITEIDLSQNNLSSISNIHLGNLTQLLSLHLEENWIRELTEQCLSEVANLQELYMNHNLIASISPLAFRGLSNLVRLHLNSNKLRVIKREWFEPLPNLEILMIGENPVLTIDDMNFKPLTNLRSLVLTRMNLSQLPDDALAGLDNLESVSFYDNIFPEVPHSALRNVKNLKFLDLNKNPITRIQRGDFVDMLHLKELGINSMPELVSIDSFALNNLPELTKIEATNNPKLSYIHPNAFYKLPRLETLMLNGNALSALHRITVESLPNLREVSMHSNPIRCDCVVRWMNMNKTNIRFMEPDSLYCVEPPEYEGQHVRQVHFREMMEICLPLISPESMPGHIKAQNGCSLSLHCRAFAEPEPDIYWITPSGTRVLPNTVSDKFYMHPEGTFDIYDITENEAGVYTCVAHNLVGADLKSVSVEVNGYFPQPVNGSLNVEIKSVETNSILVSWKAGPGTLAPSIKWYTVADASHPTTVFTTRVPSDVQVYNLTHLSPATHYKVCVDIRNIHYNHDTKCVTVTTKGLELAAKDTEKWDAAVITVFGVLLAVISVACLFIYVSLRNHHLYGDIRKWDSKALLIPVDTPGMHSSFFTKLWFTGKGLPSGVEVKATVINVSDNAF; encoded by the coding sequence ATGAAGGACTTGTCATTTGTGGATCGTCTCTTTGTTGGCTTGGCCATGGCCTCTTTTGTTGTAGCCACTGAGCTGAGGCCTGATTGCCcaaagctttgtgtgtgtgagattagaCCCTGGTTTTCCCCTACTTCTATGTACATGGAGGCGCAGACTGTTGACTGCAACGACTTGGGACTCTTTAGCCTGCCAGAAAAATTACCAGTGGGCACACAAGTACTGTTACTACAAACAAACAACGTTGAGAGGATTGACAGGCCCTTGGATTACATGCCCAATATCACAGAGATTGATTTATCGCAAAACAACTTATCCTCAATCAGCAACATCCATCTTGGGAATCTTACTCAGCTGCTCTCCCTTCACTTGGAAGAGAACTGGATACGGGAGCTAACTGAACAATGCCTGTCAGAGGTGGCTAACCTTCAGGAGCTCTACATGAATCACAATCTCATCGCTTCTATTTCTCCACTGGCTTTCCGGGGTCTAAGCAACCTTGTGCGACTCCATCTCAATTCTAACAAGCTGAGGGTCATTAAAAGAGAGTGGTTTGAACCTTTGCCAAATCTGGAGATCCTAATGATTGGTGAAAATCCAGTTCTTACTATTGATGACATGAACTTCAAACCTCTCACTAACCTCCGCAGTCTTGTTCTTACCAGAATGAACCTGTCTCAGCTTCCTGATGATGCACTGGCTGGTCTTGATAACTTGGAGAGCGTCTCTTTCTATGATAATATTTTCCCCGAGGTGCCTCACTCTGCTctgagaaatgtgaaaaatcttAAGTTTTTGGATCTAAATAAAAATCCCATTACGAGGATACAAAGAGGGGACTTTGTGGATATGCTCCATTTGAAAGAACTAGGGATTAACAGTATGCCAGAGCTAGTTTCCATTGACAGCTTTGCCCTCAATAACCTCCCTGAGCTGACCAAAATCGAAGCCACCAACAATCCTAAACTCTCCTATATCCATCCTAATGCTTTCTACAAGCTACCACGGCTGGAAACCCTTATGCTAAATGGCAATGCTCTCAGTGCCCTCCACAGGATTACTGTCGAatctcttccaaatctgagGGAAGTTAGTATGCACAGCAACCCCATCCGCTGTGACTGCGTAGTCCGCTGGATGAACATGAACAAGACCAACATTCGCTTCATGGAGCCCGATTCACTGTACTGCGTAGAGCCTCCGGAGTATGAAGGCCAGCATGTCCGCCAGGTGCACTTCAGGGAGATGATGGAGATTTGCCTGCCACTAATATCTCCCGAAAGCATGCCGGGGCACATTAAAGCACAGAACGGTTGCTCATTGTCACTTCATTGTCGGGCTTTTGCTGAACCTGAGCCGGACATCTACTGGATCACCCCATCTGGCACCAGGGTCTTGCCAAACACCGTGTCTGACAAGTTCTACATGCACCCAGAGGGTACTTTTGACATCTACGacataacagaaaatgaagcaGGCGTTTACACCTGTGTTGCCCATAATTTGGTCGGTGCTGATCTTAAATCTGTCTCAGTAGAGGTAAATGGTTATTTTCCCCAACCTGTAAATGGTTCTCTGAATGTTGAAATCAAATCAGTGGAAACAAACTCCATTCTGGTTTCTTGGAAGGCTGGCCCTGGCACCTTGGCTCCCAGCATTAAGTGGTACACTGTTGCAGATGCTAGCCATCCCACCACAGTGTTTACCACCAGAGTTCCCTCAGATGTCCAGGTTTACAACCTTACCCATCTTAGTCCCGCTACTCACTACAAAGTCTGTGTGGATATCCGCAACATCCACTACAACCATGACACCAAATGTGTCACTGTCACCACTAAGGGATTAGAGCTGGCAGCCAAGGACACAGAAAAATGGGATGCAGCAGTAATCACTGTCTTTGGTGTGCTCCTGGCTGTGATTTCAGTGGCCTGCCTGTTTATTTATGTGTCTCTGAGGAACCACCACCTTTATGGGGATATAAGGAAATGGGACTCTAAAGCTTTGCTGATACCAGTGGACACTCCCGGTATGCACTCATCTTTCTTTACAAAGCTGTGGTTTACGGGTAAGGGACTGCCAAGTGGAGTGGAAGTGAAAGCCACAGTCATAAATGTATCTGACAATGCCTTTTAA